One genomic segment of Mycobacteriales bacterium includes these proteins:
- a CDS encoding class I SAM-dependent methyltransferase, with translation MSSLRRSRTAPNEFARELFDGLAGRYDLLAEVLSFGQNRRWRAAMVDAVAGMDRPPRRVLDVATGTGGVALMLSDRTAASVTGVDLTEQMLRRGRERIIQRGKADRISLLVARGEQLPFPEDTFDALTFTYLLRYVADPAATMRELARVVRPGGYVANLEFAVPAKPWWRVSWVGYTRVVLPLAGLLTGGREWYEVGRFLGPSISGFYEQYPVGRLQEMWRAAGLEAVTSRAMSLGGGLVMWGRKVDG, from the coding sequence TTGAGTTCGTTGAGACGTTCGAGAACTGCGCCGAACGAGTTCGCCCGCGAGTTATTCGACGGGCTGGCCGGTCGGTACGACCTGCTGGCCGAGGTGCTCTCGTTCGGCCAGAACCGCCGCTGGCGTGCGGCGATGGTCGACGCGGTGGCCGGGATGGATCGACCCCCGCGGCGAGTGCTCGATGTGGCCACCGGGACCGGTGGCGTGGCCCTCATGCTGAGCGACCGTACCGCGGCCTCGGTCACCGGGGTTGATCTCACCGAGCAGATGCTGCGCCGTGGCCGCGAGCGGATTATCCAGCGGGGCAAGGCCGATCGCATCAGCCTGCTCGTCGCACGCGGTGAGCAGTTGCCGTTTCCTGAGGACACGTTCGACGCGCTGACCTTCACCTATCTGTTGCGCTACGTAGCGGACCCGGCGGCGACGATGCGGGAGTTGGCGCGTGTCGTGCGCCCGGGCGGGTACGTTGCCAACCTCGAGTTCGCGGTGCCCGCCAAACCTTGGTGGCGCGTCAGTTGGGTCGGTTACACCCGCGTTGTGCTGCCGTTGGCCGGGCTGCTGACCGGTGGGCGGGAATGGTACGAGGTGGGTCGTTTCCTCGGCCCGTCGATCAGCGGGTTCTACGAGCAGTACCCCGTCGGGCGGCTGCAGGAGATGTGGCGTGCCGCCGGGCTGGAGGCGGTCACGAGCCGGGCGATGAGCCTCGGCGGTGGGCTCGTTATGTGGGGGCGCAAGGTCGATGGTTGA